The Candidatus Bathyanammoxibius amoris genomic sequence TTCACCTCCGGCGAACGTGGCCTTGACCTACCCCTTTGTGCCTAAGGCGGAGCAGAATGACATATTATACTGAGATGTTCTATCCTGATGCTCTCAAAACATACATCTTGTATCATGGCATGTCAATTTTTGCAGAAACGACATAGATGTTTAAAACTGAAAAAGCCCGAAGTTTACCGCAGGTGTTTCTGAGATTTACCGAACTCCCCCGTCTTCGCTAACCCTTTGTTGTCACAAGTCTTACGAACTGTCCCGTATACGATAAAAACATCGTCGTAGAAAATTTATAAAATTTCAAATATATTTATTGACAAGGTCCGCATTTCATGTATACTCCTTGCGATATACTTGCATACAAAAGCTTTTAAAGAGGGGCAGTGCATAGCAGTGGCAGGAGGGGGATGATGCCTGAGAAACTTGGAAAAGAAGATCGATTCCGAAAGGAGAGTAATATGCGTTTGGGAAATTGGGCTTTTGCCTTTATAATTGCCTTTTCACCATTCTTTTGTGCAACGAAGTTTTTTTCGTGTTCGCATGGCTCTGATGCCTCAATGTCACTGGCCGTTGCGGCCGAGCTGACTGACACCGAGATCGGCCAGTTTCGTAAACTGATGGAAGAAAGGAAGGACGAAGCCAAACCTATACCCGGCCAGATGACAAAAGGCGAGACGGCCACGCTGCGCGGTCTTCTCGAGCAGTACCAGGGCATAAGTTACGGCGGCTTCGTAGAAAACTTCTTCCAGTACGAATCAGTTCATCCTGGTGGAAGGGACAATTCTGCCATCCCCCCAAAGGTCTTTGACCGACAGGTGGACTCATTCACCGTAAATAACATCGAGATGTGGCTCATGAAAGAGGCGACTGACCCTGGCGATATCGGTTTCAAGATAACGCTGAACTGGGGTGATACCGCAAGGCGCATAACGTTTGTAGGTCCTGTATTTGACGATGGAGCCACCCAGCCTAACCCGCCCGGTTTTCCGACCGGTGGTAGGCAGACAACCTTTAGTGAGGCCTTCGTCCTGTACAACATCCCCATCGGCAAGGGGCTGACCGCAAAGTTCGGTAAGTTTGCCACATGGGTAGGCTACGAGGTATGGGAAGCACATTGGAACCCCAACTTCTCTCGTTCCTACATCTACGGCTGGTTGATACCGTTCACCAACACAGGTGTAGGTCTCAGCTATCCCGTTCTGGACAGCTTTACAGCTGACTACTACTTCGTGAACAGTTCCGACGGGTTCGTCAACAACAACAAGAGCTTTACCCACGGGCTCCAGTTGGACTACAATCCACCGGATATTTTGTTCTTTAAGGACACCAATATCCACCTCGATACCCTCTGGGGTGCCGAGGGAGCAAGCAACAACTCGGACTGGACATCGAGGTATGACCTCACCGTCTCGTTCGCGCCGTTGAACAAGATCTCTCTTGCAACAAACGCAAACGTCAGCACTCTGGACCAAAGTGGAGCGGGGAATCCTGACATGTCGGCGTGGGGCGTTGCACAGTACATTGTCTACCAGCACAGCGATGCCATAGGCTTTGCGGTCAGGGGTGAGTACTTCTGGGACAAAGACAACATGGCCGGGATTTCCGGTACTGCTCTAGGAGCAACGCTAGGAGAGGTTACGGGTACTCTGAACCTGAAGATCAAAGAAAGACTCTATCTCAGGCCGGAGATACGCTACGATAAGATACTGAGCGTTCGCCGCCGCAACCTGGCGGGCCCCGACCCATCTCACGTGTGGAATCGCAGCGCGAACAAAAACGTTACTGGCTCAATCGCAGCGACTTATGAGTGGTAACTTGTAATTGTATTTGTAGTGAGTGCCTTTCTGGCTGCCGGACCAAACACAGGTTCGGCAGCCATTTTTTTTGTAGGGTCAACCTTTATTGTCGTCCGCATGAACTTTTTATAAGACTTTTATAAGACGGTGTACGCGCGTTAACAACCAAATCGCTCTGGTGGCGCTTCTATCATGATTAACCCTGTCGTACTTGCACTTCTCGTCTCTGCATCACAACTCCTTGTCTCATTTTCATTTTAACCCCGTGTACTGGCAGAAGACACGTCCGACCTGGCGCTTTATTCGGGCAACGTTGCCATCGTCACTCCCTACCGTGAGGCAGAAAATTTCACTATGCTTGACGGTTTCGAGCCCGGCATGCACGAAGTCGGGGTAAGCGCCGGCGGCGGCATTTCCATCGACGACCCGCGAATATACACCTTATCCCTGCTGCCAAAATACGGCAAAATACTGCCCACGTTTACCAAGCCCAGAGGCGCCCTGGTAATTGGAGCTGGAGCCGATTGTAAGCTACGTCAGGGCTCGCGGTAAGAACACCTACGAGGCGAGTGGTACAATCATGCTCGGCTACAATCTAGAGACTGGCACAAAGCTGGCGCCATTCGCGCACGGGGGCTTCGGAGGCGTGTACACGGGCCTTGCGGACATCGCTTAACCTTGAAGGCCGCCTCCGCCACATCTCCAACCCTTTCAAAAGCGGTGACCAGAAGGTTGACTCCTTCTTTATGCTCTTCGGGCTATCCTATTTCTATTAAAAATATGTCATTCCCCACACCCATAATCCTCTTTCTCTCCTTTCCTCTTTTTTAACCACAAATTAGATAAACCCCTAACGCCCTCAAAACCCAATCAGGCACTTGACACTACAGCTAACACCTGGTATCTTTGGCGAGTGGGCATGTCTTATGGTGTCTGCCGTCAGGGTACGCTGCCGCTCATCATGGCCTCTTTCACACAGACTGCGGAACGGTCTGTTTTATAGCCGGTAGGTATGTGAAAGAAAACAGCGCGGTTGCCGGCCAACCGGACGGGCAATCATCACTAAACCCACAAAGGAATTATAAAGACCAGTATCTGATCAAGATTCGGTATGGGGCCGTAGCTCAATTTGGTTAGAGTACCAGACTGTCGATCTGGTGGTTGCGGGTTCGAGTCCCGTCGGCCTCGCCATCTCACGAGCCAGGGATTTTGGGTGTTAAAATCCCTGGCTTTTTCTTTTCTTTTCTTTTCTTAATGGGGACGGAGATTCCCTTTCTATCCCTCCCCCTGCTCCCCCTCAAGGGAAGTAGGGTGATGGACAAAACCCTAATAAAAACACGGGCCGCACCGGCCACATACACATACTGTATATTGATATCTAAATTTGTGCTTGACATAAGGATACGGAAAGAGATAAAGTTTTCCTAATATATATATATATAACAGGTGGCGTTATATTCGTTCGTCTCAAGTGAGGCAGGCCCGGTAAAGGAGTTACGTTAATTGAAGGACACTCACCAGCACGTAGAGAACTGGAACCGCACATCAGGTGCACCGGCGGGCGGTAAAAGGGCATTCAACCCGCGAAGCGAGATGGAGCCCCCCGGCACGCAGCAGGATCTCCCGCTTCCTGCGGACCTGTCGCCTTACGACATAGTAAAGCTAGCAAGACATCCGCTCAGGCCGATGACCTCTGATTATCTGGACCTGATATTCGAGGATTTTATAGAACTCCACGGGGACAGGCATTTCGGAGACGACAAGGCGGTCATCGCGGGCCTTACAAAGCTTGGGCGGTACAGGGTAATGGTCATAGGCCAGCAGAAAGGCAAGAACACCAGAGAGCGGCTCCTCTGCAACTTCGGCATGCCCAACCCCGAAGGCTACCGGAAGGCCCTGTTGAAGATGAAACTCGCGGAAAAGCTACATCTTCCCATCATCACACTCATAGACACACCCGGCGCAAACCCCGACATAGGCGCGGAGGAAAGGGGACAGGCATACGCAATCGCAGAAAACATTTATCAGATGATAGGATTGAAGACGCCGATAATAAACGTGGTAATCGGTGAAGGCGGGAGCGGCGGCGCGCTCGGCATAGGTGTCGGCGACAAATTTGCCATCATGGAATACGCCTATTGTTCCGTGATATCACCCGAAGGCTGTGCCGCCATCCTGTGGAAGGACTCAAGCCACGCACCGGCCGCCGCCAACGCATTAAAACTCACCGCAAGGGAACTCCACAAGCAGGAAATAGTAGACCACATAATTCCCGAACCCCACGGCGGCGCCCACACCTCACCCAGAGAGGCCGCCGACACGTTGAAGAAGGAACTCATCCGGTACCTCGACGAGCTTATCGACACGCCCATCGACACCCTGCTTGACAAACGCTACGGCCGCTACCGCAGAATGGGCCACTACTTCGAGCAGCAACCGGCGGACTAGTAATAGTAATACCCCTCCACGGCCTTGTCTGAGATTTCACGAGCGAATCGACGGACATTCGGGTCCTTCCCCACAGTCTTAAGAAAACCCGCCGTAGTTGCCTGATTTATCAGGCTCATATTAATGTGTAACAAAATAACGGCTACAAATTAAATAAGCCCCATAAGTGGGGCAACTACACAGGCCGTGTGAGGTAGTGGTAGACAACGAAATTTATTTCGTTGACACGAATGTCTGCTCACTTATCGCATACACCATTTCTATTACTTCATTCCCCTGTCATTAAAACTTGTCGGGTGCGTCTCGCCTGAGGCGGATCTTCAACTTGCCGTATCGTGTTTTAAAGTTTTAAAAATTG encodes the following:
- a CDS encoding porin, yielding MSLAVAAELTDTEIGQFRKLMEERKDEAKPIPGQMTKGETATLRGLLEQYQGISYGGFVENFFQYESVHPGGRDNSAIPPKVFDRQVDSFTVNNIEMWLMKEATDPGDIGFKITLNWGDTARRITFVGPVFDDGATQPNPPGFPTGGRQTTFSEAFVLYNIPIGKGLTAKFGKFATWVGYEVWEAHWNPNFSRSYIYGWLIPFTNTGVGLSYPVLDSFTADYYFVNSSDGFVNNNKSFTHGLQLDYNPPDILFFKDTNIHLDTLWGAEGASNNSDWTSRYDLTVSFAPLNKISLATNANVSTLDQSGAGNPDMSAWGVAQYIVYQHSDAIGFAVRGEYFWDKDNMAGISGTALGATLGEVTGTLNLKIKERLYLRPEIRYDKILSVRRRNLAGPDPSHVWNRSANKNVTGSIAATYEW
- a CDS encoding acetyl-CoA carboxylase carboxyltransferase subunit alpha; translation: MKDTHQHVENWNRTSGAPAGGKRAFNPRSEMEPPGTQQDLPLPADLSPYDIVKLARHPLRPMTSDYLDLIFEDFIELHGDRHFGDDKAVIAGLTKLGRYRVMVIGQQKGKNTRERLLCNFGMPNPEGYRKALLKMKLAEKLHLPIITLIDTPGANPDIGAEERGQAYAIAENIYQMIGLKTPIINVVIGEGGSGGALGIGVGDKFAIMEYAYCSVISPEGCAAILWKDSSHAPAAANALKLTARELHKQEIVDHIIPEPHGGAHTSPREAADTLKKELIRYLDELIDTPIDTLLDKRYGRYRRMGHYFEQQPAD